The following DNA comes from Magnolia sinica isolate HGM2019 chromosome 18, MsV1, whole genome shotgun sequence.
taaggtaaaaaaataaaaaatggtttaAAAGGTTATAATTCAAATTTcttaaatgaaaaagaaaaagtattttggtaaaaaggaacAAAAGAAATGAGTGGCTTTAGAGGGGAGAAATGTTGACATAATAATATAATATGGGTGGATCCAATGTGCCTAACAAAATCTGTCCTTGGTATGCGTGTTATCACATGCGCAAAGCACGCGTAGCCACTACACGATTAAACTCCTGTGTCCTCCCATTTTTATTGTAAATTGGATTTATGGATTAGGTGGATCTTAAGGTCCGATTAGAAAAATGTTAAAAGCAAGAAAGTGGGCCCCTTCCTAGTCAAGCCGGCCGAACGACTCATTGCCTTGGAGTTGGGTAGCGTCCGCAAAATTAGTCTTGCCCTCGGTATCCAAATATCGGCTAGCTAAAAATAATCAAACAAGGGATGATAATTCACAAGGATGTGCTCATGAATTATTAATAACATACATGTCCTTATAATTAAACCGCATGAATCATGGGATGTATTCGCTCATTATTACTAACATACATGTCCCTATAATCAAACCCTACGAATCATAGGCCCCTAACGTGGGTCATGATAGGAAGTTTCAGCAAATTGACGGCCAAACGGGCCTAATTCGTGGCTGACCTCCGATCAACGGCTAAAATGAAACATAGTCCCGGTcctaattcaacaaacaaatggccAATGATGAAAAAGGTCAGCACCATTCAGTCCTTACAAGTTTTGGGTTGCTGTCTacctacagtgggccccatggttcggACCATTCAATGTGAGGTACATCTAAGCAACGTGTACAATTCCTGAGCGCATGTGTATGCACTGTCGCACTGCCAGAGCCATCAAGTCTAGaaaggacgcagattgcgtcaTCCGTCCGGACggggctgtggggtccaccgtgatgtaagtgttttctccacgccgttcatcgtttttctcaggcCATTTTACGGTATGATAAAAAAGTGAGGCAGGTCCagggtttaagtggaccacaaagtggggattgaacgttcactttgtgttttcacttcatccacgccaacgtaaccttatgaataggttggatggtaaaaaaaaatcacggttgcccttagaaaggtttcaacggtaggtgtcattatcaccgcagcttcctttggtgtggtccactggagctgttgacctgattcatttttaggatgatatcttaaaatgatctaagataatctatgaacggcatggataaaacacttacatcacggtgggccccacagagccctgcccggacggattagtaggacgcaatccgcgtccgtctagAAACGGGGCGTCATTACAACCCCCGCGACCGATGAATACACCCGTACACCGACCCAACCACATGCAAGCGGTAGGACCGAATCACAACTCGGCAGGGTGATGAATCATTTCGGACCGTCAATCTATTTGTCACCCATGCCGTGGATGGCAAATGGTCAAAAAGCACTCTCGTTGTGTGATCCTAGACATCTGATCGGTCACCTTCAAAACAGTGGTAGACGACAAAAAATCAGTCAAGCCTCTACTTCAGTGATGATGTGGATACAAGTGATGAtgcctaggtagggcccaccagatggatggaccTAATTGATACGGGCCACGCCACAACTGTACCAAGTAGAAACCGCTCTAACATATTCCGGTTCTACCGGCTCTACCGCATCATAactggaaaaaaataataaataaataaatctgggaACTTCGCATAGTGAGATGGGTTATAAACAGGCAATCAGACCTGTAAGTGTGGCATACATGCAAGTAAATCTTAACCGTCTAAATTGTAAGAGCTCATCTAGATGGACCAAGaacaaaaaatcatactgattggTGGACAATTAGTGGTcagttaaaatgaaaaaataaaaataatctgaCGACGATcctaattcaacaaacaaatatcCACAAATCACAGATTtagattgctcaaccaatctaaTCTTGGTACTAAACCTATGAtccccacaatttagatggtttaattGGACTGAGTTcacccattttttaaatggtgtcaTCATCCATCATATGCAGCATCCACAAAAGCGAGACCCACGAGCTAGACGGTGGGGATCACTCCCcacaaaatggtggtgaataaGCACTTTAACCCTATCCGAAATCCCCAGCACCATTCCCCTCAAAACAGAGGAAAAGCaacaagaagaaaggaagaaaaatccCCATTCCTACCCATCTCTCTTCaatcaaaataaaatttaaaaaaataataaaaaataaaaagaagaagaggaacaatattaaattaattaattaactaattgagagagggagagagagattgattctatctgattttaatttttttttacttacCTTTGTAAATGGCGGAAAAAGCTAATGCGATCTCTTCTTCGCTTCGCTGTAAAGCACAACGCCCATGATCGTCACCCCAAACCCCGTCATTCCCATCACCGTCACCGGATTTCTGAAAATCAGCACAGACACGACCGCAGCAACTGCGGCCTTGGCATTCCCAAGCACCTGCAGCGTCAGGGCGCTTGTATGCTTCGTCACTAGGAAATTCGTCAAATTCACCAAATACGCTACCGTAGCATTCCCCACCAGCAAGAACAAGATGAACGAATCCTCCCTCGCTTTCCTCACCGTCACCGATGCCACATTCCCTTCAACGTAGAGAGAGAATGGCAGCAATATCACCGCTGCCATCGGTGCCATGTACATGAGCAGATTCATCGAATGCAGCCGCTCCCCCTCCGACGTCAGCAGGATCCCCTGCACCACAGACTTCAGGGCGCGCCCGGCCGTCGATCCGACGCAGACCAGGAATCCAAAGAGGTGGAACAGGGGCTCGCTGTTGCTCGCGAGCACGATCCCCAGCACCACCGGCACCAGCGTCAGGTAGACCTCGCGCGATTCCTTCTTGCAGGTGATGATAAAGGCGAAGATGGCGGTGAAGAAGGGCGTCGTGGCGCCGATCATCTGGTTGAACGAGACTGGAAGGTACCGTAACGAGGTGTTCCCGCAGACCACCGAAAAGCAGAAGATTGCGCTGAGAGCCGCGATCTTGAAGAACTGGCGTCGGGAGACAATGGGCTGGTAAGGGACCAGCTCCAgccaatggatggctaggatgctGTAGAGTGCGCACGATAGCATGTGGAGGAGAGTGAGGAAGATGGGGTAACGATAGCCGTAGATGCTGAGGAGGTATTTGTTGAGGAGGAGGACGCCTATGTTGGATAGATACCAGGATGCGATGATCACAGCCGTTGTGAGGTTGGGGGAAAGGATGCCGTTGATGCTGTTGTTGTTGCGGACCTCGCTCGTCGGCGTTGCAGGGATGTCGATCAGCTGCTCCGCTTCGAGCCTAGGGTTACTGCCGCGCCGCGTCGTCCATGTCTGCGCGTGACCTTCTACCATCGCTCGTGACGGTGGTGGATGGCGCGGGGCTTTTGGATCTGAAGCCTGAAGGGGAGGGAGAAGGAGAAC
Coding sequences within:
- the LOC131233805 gene encoding probable sugar phosphate/phosphate translocator At1g12500; amino-acid sequence: MLLAPPNLIIHTIRRPIPPYHIPASKSRPSNKIYPNPYAIHPSISLFNKTNKPSIVLLLPPLQASDPKAPRHPPPSRAMVEGHAQTWTTRRGSNPRLEAEQLIDIPATPTSEVRNNNSINGILSPNLTTAVIIASWYLSNIGVLLLNKYLLSIYGYRYPIFLTLLHMLSCALYSILAIHWLELVPYQPIVSRRQFFKIAALSAIFCFSVVCGNTSLRYLPVSFNQMIGATTPFFTAIFAFIITCKKESREVYLTLVPVVLGIVLASNSEPLFHLFGFLVCVGSTAGRALKSVVQGILLTSEGERLHSMNLLMYMAPMAAVILLPFSLYVEGNVASVTVRKAREDSFILFLLVGNATVAYLVNLTNFLVTKHTSALTLQVLGNAKAAVAAVVSVLIFRNPVTVMGMTGFGVTIMGVVLYSEAKKRSH